A stretch of the Lineus longissimus chromosome 10, tnLinLong1.2, whole genome shotgun sequence genome encodes the following:
- the LOC135494714 gene encoding uncharacterized protein LOC135494714 translates to MAMESSTAIQPKKCKKVRPPPNQTSMAIERQKTHIGASSAQGMAQLQESQSMPPTAQSQVTPFVTMPTGHSETTQVPVAFRTPAVVQARKRKKVRPPPKQTSNAIERKNTYIGASSAQGTVPLGETQSMPPTVQSQVSPFVHKNQGDGLHEADKYRDEKRPEAKEGKKSDGIICSDELQPVEELVEDSDADAREVTHYYGDVNDEVSGNVIHANEVMEYHYSCESDADMEKYIEYATSDDEKDELHRTGEVVEEQSNVCPAGESEETGEYGIGEDEASDTMIIKDDDIETSLDEEGVFLFSETSLDEKDVVIISDDSLLADGMSATGNESFGRGQNLDVDHNEEVDQGTTIAGDERSGIPGNTKPGVGQNGMCRGDKETEGEDTKDNALLHSMLLPLTPESLVLPLSPDSLFDFEDDHQVMPVVTSTPSTHPGNHMEPSSLNFSEEAHQPQNEGGHITELIGNGTSSIFMENDADTSSSFTEGYGCADDEMSRDVKSSQGLLEDIVNSFMAEEKDKTMQAERTPIPAVIEQQLDCNRQVISESSAAEDYVHRSPDNEGCIYAMMECSVDDGSNSTSMEVVDEDDSEPGSRGENTQDSFDDTTRGEIDRDESSDDELSDDVFEEECSNPPRKDGYINTDLNKCNASEAPCYDDMSEDDVSTISKGEDGISISTTTKEERKKSTNKDDDKQPCLAPELFVNVSHLDHLRAEACSEGSFDTNGRRHSSVEEKGAITSGKLEMDKSPKQLPSKFPSVTVPTYQKKDGGNRPYDRRQACFYCGELKAKFPRHLEKCHVDEVEVARIFNLTDKQTKLKEVERIRLKGNFNHNVKILQKGEGELIVARRPIQHRDANEYIPCIHCLAFLHEDEAWRHARVCQFNTKSSGNDDDSRDDDGDDGDDEDEDDDNDKNANGYKGHSIKIQSRIFLDAATTGRDPNSADFADLHSVIISPMRSNVVKTIIKKDTLILKLGAILLNKIGVKRQKVITQRLRLLGRFLQEFRQLRDNPFIGLSEIICGEHFDSAVKATRNLCCVSKETTMAGVSLLNTPSIGLQLGHSLKKCALIKHGIGLRTMDKDKSDEAHVFFQLFNAEWTELVSSHALQSLKEKKYNKVELIPVTADLLKLRTFLDRSIVVLEDELRKSPSENSWRRLSEGIFSIVTLFNKRRGGEVAKMVVGCFTNRPNWKENRNEDILLSLSQLEQRLLESLDMVQLPGKRNRKVPLLLKPEWVRPMELLVEKRSQCNVAGQYFFAVPGSNSYLSPWKVLNRFAKDAECTRPDLISTTRLRKYTATVTQILGLKPGELEWLGNHLGHTVEVHKDSYRLHESTIEMAKVSKVLLAIENGTAGNFQGKSLNDIHIDDINMPAQHESDDDQAGPKGDGEGKKTRKQKPLKPNKKVVKRGAETHESPDTSINSSDSKAEGGKEWRHPKRKSIKTPTYNLSDDDTRDDSTIDEDYKEESSETSTDSGNDSLVVPKLPKKVLPKPQAQKKIPSKKVWVKWSNTDIGIIQNAFKRCILNERVPRKADIEKVVENYPTLKQRSWMQIKSKVQHLIKNKMKVTSTIMEKAKQRL, encoded by the exons ATGGCTATGGAGAGTTCAACAGCCATACAGCCCAAAAAAT GTAAAAAGGTCAGACCACCACCCAACCAGACCAGTATGGCTATCGAAAGGCAAAAGACCCATATCGGAGCCAGCTCAGCACAAGGCATGGCTCAATTGCAAGAATCCCAAAGTATGCCTCCCACGGCACAGAGCCAAGTAACCCCGTTTGTTACAATGCCTACAGGTCACAGTGAAACTACTCAGGTCCCCGTGGCGTTTCGCACACCAGCTGTTGTGCAAGCTAGGAAAC GTAAAAAGGTCAGACCACCACCCAAACAGACCAGTAATGCTATCGAAAGGAAAAATACCTATATTGGAGCCAGCTCAGCACAAGGCACGGTTCCATTGGGAGAAACCCAAAGTATGCCTCCCACGGTACAGAGCCAAGTATCCCCGTTTGTTCACAAAAACCAAGGAGATGGGCTACATGAGGCTGATAAGTACAGAGATGAAAAAAGGCCTGAAGCTAAAGAAGGCAAAAAGTCGGACGGAATAATTTGCAGTGATGAGTTACAGCCGGTTGAGGAGTTGGTTGAAGACAGCGATGCAGATGCCAGGGAGGTAACTCATTATTATGGAGATGTAAACGACGAAGTCAGTGGTAATGTAATTCATGCAAATGAGGTCATGGAATATCACTACAGTTGTGAAAGTGATGCTGACATGGAAAAATATATCGAATATGCCACGTCTGATGATGAGAAGGATGAGCTACATCGGACAGGGGAAGTGGTTGAGGAACAAAGCAATGTCTGCCCTGCGGGAGAAAGCGAGGAGACTGGAGAGTATGGTATTGGGGAAGACGAAGCCTCGGACACGATGATTAtcaaagatgatgacattgaaacATCTCTTGACGAGGAAGGTGTTTTTTTATTCAGTGAAACATCTCTTGATGAGAAAGATGTGGTTATAATCAGTGATGATTCCTTGCTGGCTGATGGGATGAGTGCAACAGGAAACGAAAGTTTTGGAAGAGGTCAAAACCTGGACGTAGATCATAATGAAGAAGTAGACCAAGGAACAACAATAGCAGGAGATGAACGATCAGGAATACCTGGAAACACGAAACCTGGGGTTGGCCAAAATGGAATGTGCAGAGGAGACAAGGAAACCGAAGGCGAAGATACCAAAG ATAACGCCCTCCTGCATTCCATGCTGCTTCCCCTCACCCCTGAGAGTCTGGTTCTTCCTCTTAGCCCAGATAGCCTATTTGATTTTGAG GATGATCATCAAGTCATGCCAGTTGTCACATCTACCCCGTCAACTCATCCAGGCAATCACATGGAACCAAGCAGTCTTAACTTTTCAGAGGAGGCGCACCAACCACAAAATGAAGGTGGCCATATCACAGAGTTGATAGGAAATGGTACCAGTTCAATATTCATGGAAAATGATGCGGATACATCATCCTCGTTTACGGAGGGATATGGCTGTGCCGATGACGAAATGAGCAGAGATGTGAAATCAAGTCAAGGGTTGTTAGAAGATATCGTCAACTCATTCATGGCAGaggaaaaggataaaactaTGCAG gcTGAGCGAACTCCTATACCAGCTGTCATTGAACAACAACTTGATTGTAATCGCCAAGTAATAAGTGAAAGTTCAGCCGCGGAGGACTATGTTCATCGATCTCCAGATAATGAAGGTTGCATATATGCAATGATGGAATGTTCGGTTGATGATGGTAGTAATTCAACCTCAATGGAAGTGGTAGATGAAGACGATAGCGAGCCCGGGTCCAGAGGGGAAAACACCCAAGATTCCTTTGATGATACGACCAGGGGAGAAATAGATCGAGATGAATCAAGTGATGATGAGTTAAGTGATGATGTATTTGAAGAGGAATGCAGCAACCCACCCAGGAAAGATGGATACATTAACACCGACTTG AACAAATGCAATGCGTCTGAGGCACCATGCTATGATGATATGTCTGAAGATGATGTCAGCACCATATCCAAGGGAGAGGATGGTATTAGTATTAGCACCACAACCAAGGAAGAAAGGAAAAAAAGCACAAACAAA GATGATGACAAACAACCATGCCTGGCCCCGGAACTATTTGTCAATGTCAGCCATTTAGACCATTTGAGGGCGGAAGCCTGTTCGGAAGGCAGTTTTGATACTAATGGTAGACGCCATTCATCTGTGGAAGAGAAGGGTGCCATAACATCTGGAAAACTCGAAATGGACAAATCACCAAAGCAACTGCCTTCGAAGTTTCCATCAG tGACTGTTCCAACATACCAGAAAAAGGACGGTGGAAATCGGCCCTATGACAGACGGCAGGCGTGTTTCTACTGTGGTGAATTGAAGGCAAAGTTCCCGAGGCATTTAGAAAAATGCCATGTTGATGAGGTTGAGGTCGCtcgaattttcaatttgactgacaAGCAAACTAAACTGAAGGAAGTGGAACGTATAAGGTTAAAGGGAAACTTCAACCATAATGtaaagattttacaaaagggtGAAGGCGAACTCATCGTAGCAAGACGTCCAATACAGCATCGAGATGCCAATGAATATATTCCTTGCATCCATTGTCTTGCATTTCTTCACGAAGATGAAGCATGGAGACATGCAAGGGTTTGCCAATTCAACACCAAATCAAgtggtaatgatgatgacagtcgagatgacgatggtgacgatggtgatgacgaggatgaggatgacgacaatgacaaaAACGCCAACGGATACAAGGGACACTCGATTAAAATTCAAAGTCGTATCTTTCTTGATGCTGCAACAACAGGAAGAGACCCTAACTCGGCTGACTTTGCCGATCTACACAGTGTTATAATCAGTCCGATGAGAAGTAATGTGGTGAAAACGATCATAAAAAAGGACACATTAATACTGAAGCTGGGGGCAATTTTGTTGAACAAAATTGGTGTGAAGAGACAAAAAGTCATAACACAACGTTTGCGCCTTCTTGGGAGATTCTTGCAGGAGTTTCGTCAACTTAGGGACAATCCATTCATCGGTCTATCTGAAATAATTTGCGGAGAACACTTTGATTCTGCTGTCAAGGCTACCCGAAATCTTTGTTGTGTTAGCAAAGAAACAACAATGGCGGGGGTGAGCCTTCTGAACACTCCATCAATCGGACTACAACTGGGCCACTCGCTTAAAAAATGTGCGCTCATCAAACATGGCATCGGATTGAGAACCATGGACAAGGACAAATCGGATGAAGCACACGTATTTTTCCAACTTTTCAATGCTGAATGGACAGAACTGGTTTCGTCACACGCGCTCCAAAGCCtcaaagaaaagaaatacaataaaGTAGAGTTAATTCCAGTGACAGCGGACTTGCTTAAGCTTCGAACATTTCTTGACAGAAGTATTGTTGTTTTGGAAGATGAGCTGAGGAAATCCCCTTCTGAGAATTCGTGGAGAAGACTGTCGGAAGGTATCTTCTCCATCGTTACCTTGTTCAACAAAAGGCGAGGAGGGGAAGTGGCAAAAATGGTCGTTGGTTGTTTCACGAACAGACCAAACTggaaggaaaatagaaatgaagaTATACTTCTCTCCCTCTCCCAGTTGGAGCAAAGACTCTTGGAAAG CCTGGACATGGTGCAGTTACCAGGCAAGAGAAACAGAAAGGTCCCTTTGCTTCTCAAACCAGAATGGGTTAGACCGATGGAATTGTTGGTGGAGAAACGATCTCAATGCAACGTGGCAGGCCAATATTTCTTTGCCGTGCCTGGGTCTAATTCATATCTATCCCCCTGGAAG GTTCTCAATCGATTTGCCAAGGACGCAGAGTGTACAAGACCGGATCTCATTTCGACAACTCGACTAAGAAAATACACCGCGACAGTAACCCAG ATACTTGGTTTGAAGCCTGGTGAACTTGAGTGGTTGGGGAATCACCTGGGCCACACTGTAGAGGTGCACAAGGATTCGTATAGGCTACATGAATCAACGATTGAGATGGCAAAGGTGTCGAAGGTGCTGTTAGCAATTGAAAACGGGACAGCGGGAAATTTCCAGGGGAAGTCCCTAAATGATATTCACATTGATG ATATTAATATGCCAGCTCAGCATGAGAGTGACGACGACCAAGCTGGACCCAAAGGTGACGGAGAGGGGAAAAAGACACGAAAGCAAAAACCATTAAAGCCAAATAAGAAAGTTGTAAAGAGAGGTGCAGAAACTCATGAATCACCAGATACTTCGATTAACAGCAGCGACTCGAAGGCTGAGGGTGGCAAAGAGTGGCGTCACCCAAAACGTAAGAGTATAAAGACACCAACTTATAATCTAAGCGATGATGATACGCGTGATGACTCGACGATTGATGAAGATTATAAAGAAGAATCGTCTGAAACAAGCACTGACTCTGGGAATGACAGCTTAGTAGTGCCAAAACTGCCTAAAAAGGTCCTCCCAAAGCCACAGGCTCAGAAAAAGATTCCCAGTAAAAAGGTCTGGGTAAAATGGTCGAATACTGACATAGGCATAATACAAAATGCTTTTAAGCGCTGCATTCTAAATGAAAGGGTGCCACGAAAGGCTGATATTGAGAAAGTTGTTGAAAACTACCCTACCTTAAAGCAACGATCGTGGATGCAAATCAAAAGTAAGGTACAACACCTGATTAAAAATAAGATGAAGGTTACTAGCACCATTATGGAAAAGGCCAAGCAAAGATTGTGA